In Anaerolineae bacterium, the genomic window AAAATGAAAGGCCATGTGAAATTCGTCGCCGGGCACGGTGGGATCGGCCGGGTCGCCGCCAAAGTAAGGCCGCAAATCCCAAGGCCATTGGTTGGCTTCGCCCAGCAGGATAGTGCCGGGGTATTCGGCTTCCATCATGGCCCGGATGCGCCTAAGATAGGCGTGTGTCTCCGGTAGATTTTCGCAGTTGGTGCCTTCGCGCTCAAACAGGTAGGGCACGGCGTCGGCGCGGAAGCCGTCAATGCCCATATCCAGCCAATATCTGATGATTTCTATCATTTTGTCGGCCACAATGGGATTGTCGTAATTCAAATCGGGCTGGCTGGCATAGAAGCGATGCCAATAGTATTGGCCCGTGGTTTCGTCGTAGGCCCAGTTGGAAGATTCGGTATCTACAAAGATGATGCGGGCCTCTTTGTATTTCTGGTCGGAGTCGCTCCAGACGTAATAATCTCGATAGGCATTGTCTTTGGATCGGCGGGCCTCGATAAACCAGGGGTGCTCGTCGGAGGTGTGGTTGAGCACCAGGTCGGTGATGAGGCGGATGTCGCGGGCGTGGGCTTCGCGCACCAGCGCCTTAAAATCGTCAACCGTGCCGTAATCGGGATGAATGTGGAAATAGTCGGCAATGTCGTAACCGTCGTCCTTGAGCGGCGAAGGGAACATTGGCAGCAGCCAGATGCAGTCAACGCCCAATTCTTTGAGATAATCTAACTTGGGGATGATGCCGCGCAGGTCGCCTTTGCCGTCGCCATTGCTGTCGGCAAAGGCGCGGATGTGCAGTTCGTAAAAAATTGCGTTTTTGTACCAGAGCGGGTCGGGAGTTAGCGTCATTTTTTTACCTTATTTGCCCGAAGGTTTTGAATTTTTGCCGGGTAAAGACAGAACATTGTTCTGTCTTTACTCAAAAACATGGCTATCTGAATAATTAAAGTCGCAGCACCAGGCCCTCATTTGGCTCAAGAGACAAGTTGGCCAGGTCAATTTGACCCGCGCGCCGCATATCCGTTGACACGGCAATGGCGGCCCGCCGGCCAACCTGGTTCAGGTCAAGGGTGTGGCTTTTGCCGCCAAAATTCAACACTACCACAAAACGGCCCGCGCCCGGCGCAGTGCGGAGATAGGCAAAAACATCGTTTGCCCCGGCTTCTATTGAGGCGTAATCCCCCCCGCTCAAGGCCGGTTCGGCGCGGCGCAGGCCGGTCAGGGCGCGGTAAAGGCTCAACATCGAGGTGGGGTCCTTTTCTTGCCGGGCGACATTACGCTCAACATAGTCGTTGTCCACCGGGAGCCAGGTGGTTACGCCAGGCGCGGCAAAACCGGCATTGGGGGAGTCGTCCCAT contains:
- the treS gene encoding maltose alpha-D-glucosyltransferase, producing the protein MTLTPDPLWYKNAIFYELHIRAFADSNGDGKGDLRGIIPKLDYLKELGVDCIWLLPMFPSPLKDDGYDIADYFHIHPDYGTVDDFKALVREAHARDIRLITDLVLNHTSDEHPWFIEARRSKDNAYRDYYVWSDSDQKYKEARIIFVDTESSNWAYDETTGQYYWHRFYASQPDLNYDNPIVADKMIEIIRYWLDMGIDGFRADAVPYLFEREGTNCENLPETHAYLRRIRAMMEAEYPGTILLGEANQWPWDLRPYFGGDPADPTVPGDEFHMAFHFPLMPRLFKALKLGHAADIIQIMNDTPPIPFNTQWCVFLRNHDELTLEMVTEEDRQLMWRLYAPEPRMRLNLGIRRRLAPLLDNDRRKIELANAILFSLPGAPIIYYGDEIGMGDNIRLFDRNGVRTPMQWTAEPGAGFSQGKSAAAPADFWVPLIDDDVYGYHAVNVAAQLADPASLLHTMQHLVAVRKTYPVLGWGRCEFLTGTNKAILAYRRFTETAQMLIVANLTDETQVTTLALPDFGSVTPVDVLTGQTFPRITAKDYPVSLVPYQYGWLHLT